The following are encoded in a window of Phaseolus vulgaris cultivar G19833 chromosome 3, P. vulgaris v2.0, whole genome shotgun sequence genomic DNA:
- the LOC137807369 gene encoding zinc finger protein CONSTANS-LIKE 5 yields the protein MGIERGGLKGFRSGWTVPPKPCDSCKLASAALFCRPDSAFLCIACDSKIHCANKLASRHERVWVCEVCEQAPAAVTCKADAAALCITCDSDIHSANPLARRHDRVPVEPFYDSADSIVKASTAASFGFIVPSDDATGASDAFAHDDPDAAAWLIPNPNFGSKLVDATDMKSKEIFYSEMDPFLDFDYSNSFHNNNSGNDSVVPVQTKPSFAPPLINNHHQSESCFDIDFCRSKLSSFNYPSQSLSQSVSSSSLDVGVVPDGNTVSYSFGRNSSESSGIGLSGVSGGQGATQLCGMDREARVLRYREKRKNRKFEKTIRYASRKAYAETRPRIKGRFAKRTETDSDVERLYSPGAASLMLDSPYGVVPSF from the exons ATGGGAATTGAAAGAGGAGGCTTGAAGGGGTTCAGGAGCGGCTGGACCGTGCCGCCAAAGCCATGTGACTCCTGCAAGTTGGCTTCGGCGGCGCTTTTCTGCCGCCCCGATTCCGCTTTTCTCTGCATCGCCTGCGACTCCAAGATTCACTGTGCCAACAAGCTGGCATCGCGCCACGAGCGCGTCTGGGTGTGCGAGGTCTGCGAGCAGGCCCCCGCGGCTGTCACGTGCAAGGCTGACGCCGCCGCCCTCTGCATCACCTGCGACTCTGACATCCACTCTGCCAACCCCCTCGCGCGCCGCCACGACCGCGTCCCTGTTGAGCCCTTCTACGACTCCGCCGACTCCATCGTCAAGGCCTCCACCGCCGCCTCCTTCGGCTTCATCGTCCCCTCCGACGACGCCACCGGAGCCTCCGATGCCTTCGCCCATGACGACCCCGACGCCGCCGCCTGGCTCATCCCCAACCCCAATTTCGGGTCGAAACTCGTGGACGCCACTGACATGAAGTCCAAGGAGATCTTCTACTCAGAAATGGACCCCTTCCTCGATTTCGATTACTCAAACTCCTTCCACAACAACAACTCCGGAAACGACAGCGTCGTTCCAGTTCAAACCAAACCTTCCTTCGCTCCTCCCCTCATCAATAACCACCACCAATCAGAAAGCTGCTTCGACATCGACTTTTGCCGCTCCAAGCTCTCCTCCTTTAACTACCCATCCCAGTCTCTCAGCCAAAGC GTTTCGTCGTCGTCGCTTGATGTTGGAGTGGTGCCGGATGGGAACACCGTGTCGTACTCGTTTGGTCGGAACAGTTCGGAATCGAGTGGGATTGGTTTGTCCGGAGTAAGTGGAGGACAAGGGGCGACGCAGTTGTGTGGAATGGACCGTGAAGCGAGGGTTCTGCGATacagagagaagagaaagaacCGAAAGTTTGAGAAAACCATTCGATACGCATCGCGGAAGGCTTATGCGGAAACCCGGCCCAGGATAAAAGGGCGGTTCGCGAAGCGAACTGAAACTGACTCGGATGTGGAGCGTCTCTATAGCCCTGGCGCTGCGTCGCTGATGCTTGACAGTCCATACGGCGTCGTACCATCGTTTTAG
- the LOC137805595 gene encoding uncharacterized protein, with product MDVALEATTKGDVTMEDVEPRSESNAGVEEEENCLEAARESSIVRALLASEKRPRPVGDWLEREIGGKTFKLGKTLDAKYKLKLNLEKCIFGVEAGKFLGFLLTERGIEANPDKCAAILAMRSPATVKEVQQLTGRMAALSRFVSASGERGHPYFQCLKRNNRFVWTKECEEAFVKLKEYLASPSVLCKPQMGAPLRLYFAVTEKALSAVLVQDQDQVQKPVYFVSKVLQGPEVRYQTLEKAALAVVFSARRLRHYFQMQNAGDGFRWVLSVDGSSNQLGSGAGIILEGPNGVLIEQSLRFAFNASNNQAEYEALIAGILLAKDMGARVLMAKSDSLLITGQVTGEFQAKDPQMAAYLEYMQELRRSFVLFEVVHVPREQNARADLLAKLASSGKGGRQRTVIQETLKTPRAFVMDHQVLQVCKSREGMARGHKSLSQETLRTPRVRAHPVGEAKMTQVCAVHEPDTWITPYQRYMADGVLPMDPTEARKRLVSDNGTQFASHLLKKLCEDVGTQQVFASVEHPQTNGQVESANRVLLRGKLAEIPEFRGGRLECRKEDELRFAG from the exons ATGGATGTGGCATTGGAAGCAACCACCAAGGGCGACGTCACCATGGAAGATGTCGAGCCGAGGTCTGAGAGCAACGCTGGAGTAGAGGAGGAGGAAAACTGCCTGGAAGCCGCCAGGGAGTCAAGCATTGTGAGAGCATTGCTCGCTAGTGAGAAGAGGCCTCGGCCAGTTGGAGattggctcgaaagggagatcggcgGCAAAACTTTTAAGTTGGGGAAAACTTTAGACG CCAAATATAAACTGAAGCTGAACCttgagaagtgcattttcggcgtggaagcaggaaagttcttaggttttcTCTTGACCGAAAGAGGGATCGAAgcaaaccctgacaagtgtgcggccatcttggcgatgaggagccctgctacggttaaggaggtgcagcagctcacgggtcggatggccgccctatcgCGATTTGTGTCTGCTAGTGGAGAGAGGGGtcacccgtatttccagtgcttgaaaaggaataataggtttgtctggacaaaggagtgtgaagaggctttcgtgaagctcaaggagtacttggcgagcccgtcggttctgtgcaaacctcaaATGGGAGCGCCCCTCAGGTTATACTTCGCCGTAACCGAGAAGGcgctgagtgcggtgctcgtccaggacCAAGATCAAGTTCAGAAACCcgtttattttgtcagcaaggtgttgcagggcccagaagtgagatatcagACTTTGGAGAAAGCAGCACTGGCAgtagtgttttcggcgaggaggttgcgccattacttccaga TGCAGAACGCCGGAGatggttttcgttgggtgctctcagtggatgggtcctctAACCAGTTGGGTAGTGGGGCCGGGATAAttctggaaggacccaacggcgtgttgatagaacagtccctaaGGTTTGCCTTTAATGCCAGCAAtaaccaagcagaatatgaggctttgatcgctggtATCTTGTTGGCAAAGGATATGGGAGCaagggtgctgatggccaagagcgattcatTGCTAATCACAGGccaagtaactggcgagttccaggctaaggatccgcagatggcagcttaTCTGGAGTATATGCAGGAGTTGAGGAGGTCTTTTGTTTTGTTCGAAgtagtgcacgtgccaagagagcagaacgcccgagctgacttgctagccaagctcgccagttcgggcaaggggggcaggcagaggactgtcatacAAGAAACCCTAAAGACACCTCGAGCGTTCGTGATggaccaccaagttctccaagTCTGCAAGTCAAGGGAAGGGATGGCGAGGGGTCATAAGTCTCTatctcaggagaccttgaggacgcCAAGGGTTAGAGCGCATCCAGTGGGAGAGGCAAAGATGACGCAAGTTTGCGCcgtccacgagccagacacatggataacgccataccagcgctacaTGGCAGATGGCGTACTCCCAATGGACCCAacggaagctaggaag cgtttggtatcagataacgggactcagttcgcaagtcacctgttgaagaagctgtgcgaggatGTTGGAACTCAACAGGTGTTCGCTTctgtggaacacccacaaacgaatgggcaggtggagtcagctaatcgggttctactgagag gaaagctcgccgagattccagaatttcgtggcggaagactcgaatgtagaaaggaggatgaacttagatttgctggatga
- the LOC137805596 gene encoding uncharacterized protein, giving the protein MELKDLIAVPSIAVRLRPPIKADKVLGPRKESWCEFHEAFGHHINNCLALGYQLDELVKNGFLKDYLMEKQAGRPSGSQPGGSEGQQHEAPVLGEIHTIAGGFSGGGCTTSQCKRYARSVMLVEVFEDHSPDVDIMFTKEDLRDVVPHDNDPIVISLVTARRTVHRVLVDQGSLADVMFWPTFERLQLSTDQLRPYRGCLYGFAGDQVEVRGTTFTDRAASRTEKIKYLVVNAPSAYNILLGRPTLNRIGVVPSTRHMKVKLPSMEGVIVTI; this is encoded by the coding sequence ATGGAACTCAAAGATCTGATTGCGGTACCCAGCATAGCCGTCAGGTTGAGGCCGCCGATTAAAgctgacaaggtgctgggacctcgCAAGGAgtcatggtgcgaattccacgaagcattcgggcaccatattaacaactgtcTGGCGCttggctatcagttggatgagctcgtgaagaatggtttcctgaaggattacttgatGGAGAAACAGGCGGGACGACCATCAGGCTCGCAACCGGGGGGCAGTGAGGGGCAGCAGCATGAGGCGCCCGTTCTCGGtgaaatccacaccatagctggtgggtTCTCGGGTGGCGGGTGTACTACGTCACAGTGTAAAAGGTATGCGAGGTCCGTAATGTTAGTGGAAGTTTTTGAGGACCATTCTCCCGATGTGGACATCATGTTCACTAAGGAAGACCTCAGGGATGTTGTGccgcatgacaacgatcccattgtgatCTCGCTCGTCACGGCAAGGAGGACAGTTCATCGGGTCTTGGTCGATCAAGGGAGCttggcagacgtgatgttctggccgactttcgaAAGGCTACAATTATCTACGGACCAACTGAGGCCATATAGGGGCTGCTTATACGGTTTTGCGGGTGATCAAGTCGAAGTCAGGGGAACAACGTTCACAGATCGGGCCGCTTCGCGCacggaaaaaatcaaataccttgtcgtgaacgccccctcagcatataatatcctattgggaaggccaacactcaataggataGGAGTTGTACCCtccacgaggcacatgaaggtcaaattACCTTCAATGGAAGGGGTGATCGTCACCATCTGA